One genomic window of Choristoneura fumiferana chromosome 14, NRCan_CFum_1, whole genome shotgun sequence includes the following:
- the LOC141434678 gene encoding juvenile hormone esterase-like isoform X1 — MLCSLQFNVFCFLVVSVYAVQPLVETTHGEVAGKVIRTLLKDVEYYGFLGIPYAMPPVNSLRFMPPQPIKPWNNVLNATRAKQPCFQFSNDVKKGQPFKHYGAEDCLYLDIFTPSLHQNKNAIIIFLHNTQFRYSYNNRDYRPDFFIEDDVAIVTINHRLSLFGFLSLEDEIVPGNAGLKDIVVALEWVKNNAIYFGGDPKRITLMGSQGGAAAIDLLIHSRANELFHSAILQSGTAWSTMYLQENSQERAFRLAELLGRSYSSANHVLEALNEISPADLLGQETAANPKDYSKENQRSSLTFGPVVETRPNGLVTEYPERANKTSMPVMIGYNSREGLEASLQYLIEPKYLSFLEKDFPLLMPLRLGYKFDPLGSRYYDAVKDVKKFYFPGGKVKISSVPEYVTYMGDVLTAYAVDAMAGKYANISSSSVFYYQFDYYSELSENKNNLLKLTAVQEGTWGAASGDELCYLFVCPSLKAKYKKYFRQQSEEYEISRGLVTLWSNFAKYGHPTPKDATESFNWPRYNTETKEYLYIGKQFEVRRNPINTRFRFWDQFLQKWGRRAVNGVISEAANKDEL; from the exons ATGTTGTGTTCACTTCAATTTAACGTTTTTTGTTTTCTCGTCGTCAGTGTTTACGCTGTGCAACCTTTAGTGGAAACTACTCATGGTGAGGTAGCGGGCAAAGTTATAAGGACTTTATTGAAAGATGTTGAATACTACGGCTTTTTAGGGATTCCCTATGCAATGCCGCCAGTCAACAGTTTAAGGTTTATG cCCCCGCAACCCATCAAACCATGGAATAACGTCCTGAATGCTACAAGAGCAAAGCAGCCCTGCTTTCAATTTAGCAACGATGTCAAAAAAGGGCAACCCTTCAAGCATTATGGAGCCGAAGATTGCCTCTACCTCGATATTTTCACGCCGTCATTACATCAGAACAAGAACGCTATTATTATATTCCTACACAATACGCAATTCAGGTATTCATACAATAACAGAGATTACCGGCCCGATTTTTTCATCGAAGACGATGTCGCGATTGTCACAATAAATCATCGGTTGTCTTTGTTCGGATTCCTTTCACTGGAAGATGAGATTGTTCCTGGAAACGCAGGATTAAAAGACATCGTCGTAGCCTTAGAATGGGTAAAAAATAATGCAATATACTTCGGAGGTGATCCTAAACGAATTACTTTGATGGGGTCGCAGGGCGGCGCGGCAGCGATCGACCTACTCATACACTCTCGTGCAAACGAATTATTTCATTCAGCTATCTTGCAAAGTGGCACAGCGTGGAGCACTATGTACCTACAGGAAAACTCACAAGAGAGGGCATTTAGACTAGCTGAGCTGTTAGGAAGAAGTTATAGCAGCGCGAATCATGTTTTGGAGGCACTCAATGAAATTTCCCCTGCGGATTTACTAGGTCAAGAAACTGCTGCCAATCCTAAGGATTATTCCAAAGAGAATCAAAGAAGTTCGCTTACGTTCGGACCAGTAGTGGAAACGCGTCCGAATGGTCTAGTGACCGAGTACCCGGAGCGCGCCAATAAAACAAGCATGCCTGTTATGATTGGATATAACTCCCGCGAGGGTTTGGAAGCATCTCTGCAGTATCTCATCGAGCCGAAGTATTTGAGTTTTCTCGAGAAAGACTTTCCTTTGCTGATGCCGCTGCGACTTGGTTATAAATTCGATCCTCTCGGCAGTCGCTATTACGACGCGGTGAAAGATGTAAAGAAATTTTACTTCCCCGGCGGTAAAGTTAAGATTAGTAGTGTGCCAGAGTACGTGACTTACATGGGAGACGTGCTAACCGCGTACGCTGTCGACGCCATGGCAGGAAAATACGCGAATATATCTTCGAGTTCGGTGTTTTATTACCAATTTGACTATTACAGCGAATTGAgtgagaataaaaataatttattgaagctGACGGCCGTTCAGGAGGGGACGTGGGGTGCCGCCTCCGGGGACGAGTTGTGTTACCTGTTCGTGTGTCCTAGCTTAAAGGCTAAATATAAGAAGTATTTTCGACAACAATCAGAAGAATACGAGATCTCGAGGGGGTTGGTGACACTGTGGAGTAATTTCGCGAAATACGG ACATCCAACACCAAAGGACGCGACGGAAAGCTTCAACTGGCCCCGGTAcaacactgaaacaaaagaatatCTCTACATTGGCAAACAATTTGAAGTGAGACGTAACCCAATCAATACCCGATTCCGATTCTGGGACCAATTCCTCCAGAAATGGGGGCGGAGAGCTGTGAACGGAGTCATTTCCGAAGCGGCAAATAAAGACGAACTCTGA
- the LOC141434678 gene encoding juvenile hormone esterase-like isoform X2, which yields MPPQPIKPWNNVLNATRAKQPCFQFSNDVKKGQPFKHYGAEDCLYLDIFTPSLHQNKNAIIIFLHNTQFRYSYNNRDYRPDFFIEDDVAIVTINHRLSLFGFLSLEDEIVPGNAGLKDIVVALEWVKNNAIYFGGDPKRITLMGSQGGAAAIDLLIHSRANELFHSAILQSGTAWSTMYLQENSQERAFRLAELLGRSYSSANHVLEALNEISPADLLGQETAANPKDYSKENQRSSLTFGPVVETRPNGLVTEYPERANKTSMPVMIGYNSREGLEASLQYLIEPKYLSFLEKDFPLLMPLRLGYKFDPLGSRYYDAVKDVKKFYFPGGKVKISSVPEYVTYMGDVLTAYAVDAMAGKYANISSSSVFYYQFDYYSELSENKNNLLKLTAVQEGTWGAASGDELCYLFVCPSLKAKYKKYFRQQSEEYEISRGLVTLWSNFAKYGHPTPKDATESFNWPRYNTETKEYLYIGKQFEVRRNPINTRFRFWDQFLQKWGRRAVNGVISEAANKDEL from the exons ATG cCCCCGCAACCCATCAAACCATGGAATAACGTCCTGAATGCTACAAGAGCAAAGCAGCCCTGCTTTCAATTTAGCAACGATGTCAAAAAAGGGCAACCCTTCAAGCATTATGGAGCCGAAGATTGCCTCTACCTCGATATTTTCACGCCGTCATTACATCAGAACAAGAACGCTATTATTATATTCCTACACAATACGCAATTCAGGTATTCATACAATAACAGAGATTACCGGCCCGATTTTTTCATCGAAGACGATGTCGCGATTGTCACAATAAATCATCGGTTGTCTTTGTTCGGATTCCTTTCACTGGAAGATGAGATTGTTCCTGGAAACGCAGGATTAAAAGACATCGTCGTAGCCTTAGAATGGGTAAAAAATAATGCAATATACTTCGGAGGTGATCCTAAACGAATTACTTTGATGGGGTCGCAGGGCGGCGCGGCAGCGATCGACCTACTCATACACTCTCGTGCAAACGAATTATTTCATTCAGCTATCTTGCAAAGTGGCACAGCGTGGAGCACTATGTACCTACAGGAAAACTCACAAGAGAGGGCATTTAGACTAGCTGAGCTGTTAGGAAGAAGTTATAGCAGCGCGAATCATGTTTTGGAGGCACTCAATGAAATTTCCCCTGCGGATTTACTAGGTCAAGAAACTGCTGCCAATCCTAAGGATTATTCCAAAGAGAATCAAAGAAGTTCGCTTACGTTCGGACCAGTAGTGGAAACGCGTCCGAATGGTCTAGTGACCGAGTACCCGGAGCGCGCCAATAAAACAAGCATGCCTGTTATGATTGGATATAACTCCCGCGAGGGTTTGGAAGCATCTCTGCAGTATCTCATCGAGCCGAAGTATTTGAGTTTTCTCGAGAAAGACTTTCCTTTGCTGATGCCGCTGCGACTTGGTTATAAATTCGATCCTCTCGGCAGTCGCTATTACGACGCGGTGAAAGATGTAAAGAAATTTTACTTCCCCGGCGGTAAAGTTAAGATTAGTAGTGTGCCAGAGTACGTGACTTACATGGGAGACGTGCTAACCGCGTACGCTGTCGACGCCATGGCAGGAAAATACGCGAATATATCTTCGAGTTCGGTGTTTTATTACCAATTTGACTATTACAGCGAATTGAgtgagaataaaaataatttattgaagctGACGGCCGTTCAGGAGGGGACGTGGGGTGCCGCCTCCGGGGACGAGTTGTGTTACCTGTTCGTGTGTCCTAGCTTAAAGGCTAAATATAAGAAGTATTTTCGACAACAATCAGAAGAATACGAGATCTCGAGGGGGTTGGTGACACTGTGGAGTAATTTCGCGAAATACGG ACATCCAACACCAAAGGACGCGACGGAAAGCTTCAACTGGCCCCGGTAcaacactgaaacaaaagaatatCTCTACATTGGCAAACAATTTGAAGTGAGACGTAACCCAATCAATACCCGATTCCGATTCTGGGACCAATTCCTCCAGAAATGGGGGCGGAGAGCTGTGAACGGAGTCATTTCCGAAGCGGCAAATAAAGACGAACTCTGA
- the LOC141434679 gene encoding juvenile hormone esterase-like yields MIHKRHLVYCIAILYFVNKIGGSLVVNTNSGKLEGREVPSILQNEKYYAFAGIPYAKPPVGALRFMPPEPHPGWDDVLDAKKEKKHCAQSNIPVRRIKNDGFCGDEDCLNLNIYTPKPPAPNLHLPVIVFFYNEHFRVSFNGTKDYGPDFFMHEDVILVHVHHRLGVFGFLSFEDDLLPGNNGLRDAILALKWIKENINYFGGDSKRVTLMGSQSGGALVDILLLSPKAKGLFSGVIMQSGTSWNSMYFNKNSRGKAIELSKVLEEEAATSSYLLKRFAEYSAAKIAESEPLAVHADEARAIQRGIPPFGPVIEHDHPDAVITEYPENILIEIDVPVMIGFNSREAIEVTERYLHKPQYLTFADRDFLVLFPIRTNYHFKIHDQVYGQAVEDIKDFYFDESYIKISKPGEYITYIGDVMSFYPIDYTVRKYTNSSSSHVFYYMFDYSGELNWRKKLSLENAMSIDGTWGASFGDELCYLFVCNGIRKTYKKALQDEDSEEIKVLWKMVKLWTNFAKTGNPTPPEEEFIWKAATKEKKECLVINDELEMKERLYDDKIHFWDDWMAKYGEMAVDGVVYDIKDEL; encoded by the exons ATGATACATAAAAGACATCTAGTTTATTGCATTGCAATTTTGTATTTCGTAAATAAAATTGGTGGCAGTTTAGTTGTAAATACCAATTCCGGTAAGTTGGAAGGAAGGGAAGTACCGTCTATATTGCAGAATGAAAAGTACTATGCTTTCGCGGGCATTCCGTATGCTAAACCACCTGTCGGCGCCCTCAGATTTATG CCTCCAGAGCCTCACCCCGGCTGGGATGACGTATTAGACgccaagaaagaaaaaaaacattgcgcTCAATCCAATATTCCCGTTAGACGAATCAAAAATGATGGTTTCTGCGGCGATGAAGACTGCCTCAATCTCAACATTTATACCCCTAAACCACCAGCTCCGAATCTACACTTACCTGTCATTGTATTTTTCTATAACGAACACTTCAGGGTTTCCTTTAATGGAACCAAAGACTATGGACCGGACTTCTTCATGCACGAAGATGTAATTCTGGTGCATGTACACCACAGACTTGGTGTTTTTGGATTCTTATCTTTTGAAGATGACTTATTGCCAGGCAACAATGGACTGAGAGACGCTATTTTAGCCCTTAAATGgattaaagaaaatattaattactttgGAGGTGATTCAAAACGTGTGACTTTAATGGGAAGTCAGAGTGGTGGTGCTCTAGTTGatattttgttactttcacCAAAAGCAAAAGGATTGTTCAGTGGTGTTATCATGCAAAGTGGGACATCTTGGAACTCTATGTATTTTAATAAGAACTCTCGTGGAAAAGCTATTGAACTATCGAAAGTGCTGGAGGAAGAAGCAGCCACTAGCTCCTACTTACTAAAACGATTTGCTGAATATTCTGCTGCAAAGATTGCGGAGTCCGAACCCCTGGCTGTCCATGCAGATGAAGCGAGAGCCATCCAAAGAGGCATCCCTCCGTTTGGACCAGTCATTGAACATGATCATCCGGACGCCGTCATTACTGAATATCCAGAAAATATATTGATTGAAATAGATGTGCCGGTCATGATTGGATTCAACTCTCGAGAAGCAATAGAAGTAACAGAGAGATACCTCCATAAACCTCAGTACCTTACATTTGCTGACAGAGACTTCCTTGTACTATTTCCTATAAGaacaaactatcattttaaAATACACGACCAAGTTTATGGTCAGGCAGTTGAAGATATCAAAGACTTTTATTTTGATGAGagttacattaaaattagtaaacCAGGAGAGTACATTACATATATAGGCGACGTAATGTCCTTTTACCCCATAGACTACACTGTTAGAAAGTACACAAATTCATCTAGCAGCCATGTGTTTTACTATATGTTTGACTACAGCGGAGAACTCAATTGGAGAAAGAAACTCAGTCTTGAAAATGCTATGTCCATTGATGGTACCTGGGGTGCCTCCTTTGGTGACGAGCTTTGTTACTTGTTTGTTTGCAATGGAATTAGGAAAACTTACAAAAAGGCGCTGCAAGATGAAGATTCAGaggaaataaaagttttatggAAAATGGTGAAATTATGGACAAACTTCGCAAAGACCGG TAACCCCACTCCTCCTGAAGAAGAATTTATATGGAAGGCAGCCACAAAGGAGAAGAAGGAATGCCTAGTGATTAACGATGAGCTGGAAATGAAGGAACGGCTGTATGATGACAAAATACATTTCTgggacgactggatggccaagtacGGGGAAATGGCTGTCGATGGAGTAGTGTACGATATTAAAGACGAACTATAA
- the LOC141435199 gene encoding venom carboxylesterase-6-like, protein MPPKSHQGWQGTYEGHIKKPTCLQYNSRGRNGEPRGLSGSEDCLYLNIFTPSLQGTAPVVVFDYNDNFRTGFNSTDTYSPDFFLEEEVIVVTVSYRVDILGYLTTEDDVIPPNAGLKDFILALEWIKENIKQFGGDPNRVTLMGSRGGAALAHTLLYSEKAKGLFSGVIMQSGTAFEAVYFSKRARQKALQLAEVFDINTDDTRHILEELQKIDAEIVFMKQVDIIDNEDMLKYQMSIFPFSPIVETDTPDAVLTALPENSKVINDVPILVGMNSREGLDLVSHYIFEPRLLEQTERDFLIHFPIRAGFRFDRNSSIYKDVEKEIIDFYLKDGTLYYGNILEYAVYVSDLLHNYALDYTVRSFSKDLSSSLFYYMFDYRGMLNENSEFMARRARNSMGNWGATVGDEICYLHLCKRIQKNYNELIKLVSEQTEIKVLKKMVRMWTNFIKTGNPTPKQKDSALKDLIWEPVNKESEDSQYLHITKKPRMKVNPLGERRIFWEQFLKKYSEMAIHGVVKDPESIHEEL, encoded by the exons ATG CCTCCAAAATCACATCAAGGATGGCAAGGTACTTATGAAGGACACATCAAGAAACCTACATGTTTGCAATACAATTCAAGAGGACGGAACGGCGAACCCAGAGGCTTATCAGGGTCTGAGGACTGTCTTTATCTCAATATCTTCACGCCCTCCCTCCAAGGCACCGCCCCAGTTGTGGTATTTGACTACAATGACAATTTCAGGACTGGATTCAATAGCACTGACACCTACTCTCCCGATTTTTTCCTTGAGGAAGAAGTTATAGTTGTCACAGTTAGCTATCGAGTTGATATTCTTGGGTATCTTACTACCGAAGATGACGTGATACCTCCTAATGCTGGcttaaaagattttattttagcttTAGAGTGGATCAAAGAAAACATAAAGCAGTTCGGTGGAGATCCGAACCGAGTGACGTTGATGGGTAGCCGCGGAGGCGCAGCATTAGCACACACTTTACTGTACTCTGAAAAAGCCAAAGGTTTATTTTCTGGGGTCATAATGCAAAGTGGTACTGCTTTTGAAGCTGTTTACTTTTCCAAACGTGCCAGGCAAAAAGCTTTGCAACTTGCAGAAGTATTTGACATTAATACTGATGACACTAGGCACATTTTAGAGGAACTGCAAAAAATAGACGCAGAAATCGTTTTTATGAAACAAGTCGATATAATTGACAATGAAGACATGCTTAAATATCAAATGAGCATTTTTCCATTCTCACCCATTGTCGAGACTGATACTCCGGACGCTGTACTCACAGCACTACCAGAAAATAGTAAAGTAATAAACGATGTTCCAATCTTAGTTGGAATGAACTCTAGAGAAGGATTGGATTTAGTCTCACATTATATTTTTGAGCCGCGTTTATTAGAGCAAACAGAAAGAGACTTCTTAATTCATTTTCCAATAAGGGCTGGTTTTAGATTTGATCGTAACAGCTCCATATACAAAGACGTTGAGAAAGAGataatagatttttatttaaaagacgGCACCTTGTACTACGGGAATATTTTAGAATACGCTGTTTACGTCAGTGATTTGCTACACAACTATGCCCTAGATTACACTGTGAGAAGTTTTTCTAAAGATTTGTCATCTTCCTTGTTTTACTACATGTTCGACTACAGAGGTATGCTAAATGAAAACAGTGAATTCATGGCTCGAAGAGCGAGAAACTCCATGGGCAACTGGGGTGCCACTGTTGGAGACGAGATATGTTATCTGCATCTATGTAAAAGGATTCAGAAAAATTATAATGAACTGATAAAGCTGGTGAGCGAGCAGACTGAAATTAAAGTGTTGAAGAAAATGGTGCGAATGTGGACAAACTTCATTAAGACCGG GAACCCAACTCCAAAACAAAAGGACTCTGCACTGAAAGATTTAATCTGGGAGCCAGTTAATAAGGAAAGTGAAGACAGCCAGTATCTGCACATAACAAAGAAGCCGCGTATGAAGGTGAACCCTCTCGGAGAAAGACGCATTTTCTGGGAACAATTCTTAAAGAAGTACTCTGAAATGGCCATCCATGGCGTTGTTAAGGATCCCGAATCAATTCATGaagaattataa